Proteins from one Natrinema salinisoli genomic window:
- a CDS encoding FAD-binding oxidoreductase has product MAVTTTPVDEGAMDGFGEGLHGELLRPGDPNYDEARAVWNGMVDRRPALIVRAMGVSDVIAAVNFAREQKLLLAVHGAGHNIAGNAVCDDGLMLDLSMMRSVRVDPEERTARVEAGATLADVDHEAQAFGLATPLGINSTTGVAGLTLGGGFGWLTRRYGMTVDNLRSVDIVTANGELRHASEDENPDLFWGIRGGSGNFGVVTSFEFDLHEVGPEILSGPIVYAGDDARDVIRHVRDFNEDAPDESAVWVVLRKAPPLPFLPENVHGVGVVLVVTFYAGDMDEGEEVLAPIREYGDPIADAVGPHQYAAFQQAFDPLLTEGARNYWKSHNFSELSDDAIDTAVEYAAELPSPLSEIFFGQIGGEMARVPSDATAYPHRDAEYAMNVHTRWEDPAMDDECIAWSREFFDAMAPYATGGVYVNFISEEEGEETLAYGENRDRLAEIKAEYDPENLFRMNQNVAPAR; this is encoded by the coding sequence ATGGCAGTAACAACTACACCCGTAGACGAGGGTGCAATGGATGGATTCGGCGAGGGGCTTCACGGCGAGTTGCTCCGCCCCGGGGATCCGAACTACGACGAGGCGCGAGCCGTCTGGAACGGGATGGTCGATCGCCGCCCGGCACTCATCGTCCGAGCGATGGGCGTTTCGGACGTGATCGCGGCGGTGAACTTCGCCCGTGAGCAGAAGCTGTTGCTCGCAGTTCACGGTGCCGGACACAACATCGCGGGGAACGCGGTCTGTGACGACGGGCTGATGCTCGACCTCTCGATGATGCGTTCGGTTCGCGTCGATCCAGAGGAACGAACGGCTCGAGTCGAGGCGGGGGCGACCCTCGCCGACGTCGACCACGAGGCGCAGGCGTTCGGACTGGCGACGCCGCTCGGGATCAACTCGACGACCGGCGTCGCGGGGCTCACGCTCGGGGGCGGCTTTGGCTGGCTGACCCGGAGGTACGGAATGACGGTGGACAACCTGCGCTCCGTCGATATCGTCACCGCGAACGGCGAACTGCGTCACGCGAGCGAAGACGAAAACCCGGACCTCTTCTGGGGAATACGGGGCGGCAGTGGCAACTTCGGCGTCGTTACCTCGTTCGAGTTCGACCTCCACGAGGTCGGTCCCGAGATACTCTCCGGACCGATCGTCTACGCGGGCGATGATGCGAGGGACGTTATCCGACACGTCCGGGACTTCAACGAGGATGCACCGGACGAGTCCGCGGTCTGGGTCGTCCTCCGGAAGGCACCGCCGCTTCCGTTCCTTCCCGAGAACGTCCACGGCGTCGGTGTCGTACTCGTCGTGACGTTCTACGCCGGCGACATGGATGAGGGGGAGGAGGTGTTGGCCCCGATCCGAGAGTACGGGGATCCGATCGCCGACGCCGTCGGCCCACACCAGTACGCGGCGTTCCAGCAGGCGTTCGACCCGCTTCTCACGGAAGGGGCCCGGAACTACTGGAAATCGCACAACTTCAGCGAGCTCTCTGACGACGCCATCGATACCGCGGTCGAGTACGCGGCCGAACTCCCGTCGCCGCTGTCCGAGATCTTCTTCGGACAGATCGGCGGCGAGATGGCGCGCGTTCCGTCGGACGCGACGGCGTACCCACACCGCGACGCCGAATACGCGATGAACGTCCACACGCGCTGGGAGGACCCCGCGATGGACGACGAATGTATCGCCTGGTCCCGGGAGTTCTTCGACGCGATGGCTCCCTACGCCACCGGCGGCGTCTACGTAAACTTCATCAGCGAGGAAGAAGGCGAGGAGACACTCGCCTACGGGGAGAATCGAGATCGGCTGGCGGAGATCAAAGCCGAGTACGATCCGGAAAACCTGTTCCGGATGAACCAGAACGTCGCCCCCGCCCGGTAA
- the ligA gene encoding ATP-dependent DNA ligase LigA, translated as MEFATFADRAGTIEAEPADLEVIAHVRDLLADAGSDLEVAARFVQGRVFPAWDSTTLDIGPSACYEAIARAAGTNVSADDVEDRLAEVGEIGDVAASYDFGGQQGLGAFTGGGTGGTGGGSDGNGGDLTVREVYKTLEDLAAAEGSGSQDRKVDLLFGLFNRCSSEEARYLARIVLSEMRIGVGEGTVRDAIADAFDVPKDRVERALQVSNDYGQVARIARDDGLEGLDAMNLEVGRPVQAMLAQAGTVTDALEEWDEAAVEWKYDGARVQLHYDPVDSGESMAEARVFSRNMEEVTDALPEVVEFAEAHLEESAILDGEVVAIDAEGAPLPFQEVLKRFRRKHDVAKAREDVTVRPVFFDCLHADGDDLLAEPLTTRHDRLRSVLVDADADADSVDDGDIEGLSLLWRTDDPDEIEAIDAEALEAGHEGIMLKNPGSTYSPGRRGKHWRKRKPDVETIDCVVTGAEWGEGRRATFLGTFELAVRAGEDLETVGKVATGITDEKLAELTELLEPHIAAEDGQEVELEPEIVFEVGYEEIQSSPTYSSGYALRFPRFVGVRPDKDPADADSLERLERLQSN; from the coding sequence ATGGAGTTTGCCACGTTCGCCGACCGCGCCGGGACGATCGAGGCCGAACCCGCCGACCTCGAAGTCATCGCTCACGTTCGGGACCTACTCGCGGACGCCGGTTCCGACCTCGAGGTCGCAGCGCGCTTCGTTCAAGGGCGAGTGTTTCCGGCCTGGGATTCGACGACGCTGGATATCGGGCCGAGCGCGTGTTACGAGGCGATCGCCCGCGCCGCGGGGACGAACGTGAGCGCCGACGACGTCGAGGATCGACTCGCCGAGGTCGGGGAGATCGGCGACGTGGCTGCGAGCTACGACTTCGGCGGCCAGCAGGGGCTGGGTGCCTTCACCGGCGGTGGCACGGGTGGAACTGGGGGTGGAAGCGACGGCAACGGCGGCGATCTCACCGTTCGCGAGGTCTACAAAACGCTCGAGGACCTCGCGGCTGCCGAGGGGTCGGGTAGTCAAGACCGCAAGGTCGACCTGCTGTTCGGGCTGTTCAACCGCTGCTCGAGCGAGGAAGCGCGCTACCTCGCGCGCATCGTCCTCTCGGAGATGCGTATCGGCGTGGGAGAAGGGACCGTTCGGGATGCCATCGCCGACGCATTCGACGTCCCCAAGGATCGGGTCGAGCGCGCCCTGCAGGTCTCGAACGACTACGGGCAGGTCGCACGAATCGCCCGCGACGATGGGCTCGAGGGGCTGGACGCGATGAATCTCGAAGTGGGCCGTCCGGTTCAGGCGATGCTCGCCCAGGCGGGGACGGTGACGGACGCGCTCGAGGAGTGGGACGAAGCCGCCGTCGAGTGGAAGTACGACGGAGCACGGGTGCAGTTGCATTACGATCCGGTCGATTCCGGCGAGTCGATGGCTGAGGCCCGCGTCTTCTCGCGAAACATGGAGGAAGTCACCGACGCCCTCCCCGAAGTGGTCGAGTTCGCCGAGGCCCACCTCGAGGAATCCGCGATCCTCGACGGCGAAGTCGTCGCGATCGACGCAGAGGGGGCGCCGTTACCGTTCCAGGAGGTTCTCAAGCGGTTCCGGCGCAAACACGACGTCGCGAAGGCCCGAGAGGACGTCACGGTCCGGCCGGTCTTCTTCGACTGTCTGCACGCCGACGGGGACGACTTGCTCGCGGAGCCGCTGACGACGCGCCACGACCGGCTTCGGTCGGTGCTTGTCGACGCCGACGCTGACGCCGATTCCGTCGACGATGGCGATATCGAGGGCTTATCGCTGCTCTGGCGGACCGACGACCCCGACGAGATCGAGGCGATCGACGCCGAGGCCCTCGAGGCGGGCCACGAGGGGATCATGCTCAAGAACCCCGGCTCGACCTACTCGCCGGGCCGGCGCGGGAAGCACTGGCGAAAACGGAAACCCGACGTGGAGACGATAGACTGCGTCGTGACGGGTGCGGAGTGGGGCGAGGGGAGACGCGCGACCTTCCTCGGCACGTTCGAACTCGCCGTGCGCGCGGGCGAGGATCTCGAAACCGTCGGCAAGGTCGCGACCGGGATCACCGACGAGAAACTGGCGGAATTGACCGAGCTACTCGAGCCCCACATCGCCGCCGAGGACGGACAGGAGGTCGAGCTCGAGCCCGAGATCGTCTTCGAGGTCGGCTACGAGGAAATCCAGTCGTCGCCGACGTACTCCTCGGGCTACGCGCTGCGGTTCCCGCGCTTCGTGGGCGTTCGGCCTGACAAGGATCCGGCGGATGCGGATTCGCTCGAGCGGCTGGAACGACTGCAGAGCAACTAA
- a CDS encoding cyclase: protein MVYIHARHEVEDYERWERHHEANAETRAAHGSLGTRVFRVDEEPTTLVLVQEVADDRLEELLAYYESDEFEALLEKAGVIDMGATVADLVHEQDA, encoded by the coding sequence ATGGTTTACATCCACGCCCGCCACGAAGTCGAAGACTACGAGCGGTGGGAACGACACCACGAGGCCAACGCCGAGACGCGTGCGGCCCACGGCTCGCTCGGTACGCGGGTGTTTCGCGTGGACGAGGAGCCGACGACGCTCGTCCTCGTACAGGAGGTCGCGGACGATCGGCTCGAGGAGCTGTTGGCCTACTACGAGTCGGACGAGTTCGAAGCGCTCCTCGAGAAGGCGGGCGTGATCGACATGGGTGCGACCGTCGCAGATCTGGTCCACGAACAGGATGCCTGA
- the hisC gene encoding histidinol-phosphate transaminase, with product MQPRDLSDHVAYEAGRGIEEVARELGRDPSEFIKLASNENPHGPSPAAAVAIRETASSVNSYPKAAHADLTSAVADRWGVVDEQVWLANGGDGAIDYLHRAALEPGDDVLVPSPGFAYYGMSSRFHHGDVRGYSLSRDEDFEQDAEMVLEAYDGERVIWITSPHNPTGSTMPLAELERLADETGDETLIAVDEAYGEFADRDSAIALVEGRDGFEARDDVAILRTFSKAYGLAGVRLGYAVVPAEWSEAYTRVNTPFAASELACRAGLAAVDDDEHVVRTVETTRESRAYMRENIDAHVWQSEGNFVLAAVGDASAVAEEMQERGVIVRDCSSFGLPGCIRITCGTEDETERAVATLNAVLEDLDLETEPMDGFEDPDAEVADS from the coding sequence ATGCAACCGCGCGACCTGTCCGATCACGTCGCATACGAGGCGGGTCGAGGCATCGAGGAGGTCGCCCGCGAACTCGGGCGCGACCCCTCGGAGTTCATCAAACTCGCCTCGAACGAGAACCCGCACGGCCCCTCACCGGCCGCGGCGGTGGCCATCCGCGAGACGGCCTCGAGCGTAAATTCCTATCCGAAAGCGGCTCACGCCGACCTCACGAGCGCCGTCGCCGACCGCTGGGGAGTCGTCGACGAGCAAGTCTGGCTGGCCAACGGCGGCGACGGGGCGATCGATTACCTCCACCGAGCGGCCCTCGAGCCGGGGGACGACGTGCTCGTCCCATCGCCCGGCTTCGCCTATTACGGAATGAGTTCCCGCTTCCACCACGGCGACGTTCGGGGGTACTCCCTTTCCCGAGACGAGGACTTCGAGCAAGACGCAGAGATGGTGCTCGAGGCCTACGACGGCGAGCGGGTGATCTGGATCACCAGCCCGCACAACCCGACCGGCTCGACGATGCCGCTGGCGGAGCTCGAGCGACTCGCCGACGAAACCGGCGACGAGACGCTGATCGCCGTCGACGAGGCCTACGGCGAGTTCGCCGACCGCGACAGCGCCATCGCGCTCGTCGAGGGGCGCGACGGGTTCGAGGCCCGCGACGACGTCGCGATCCTCCGGACGTTCTCGAAAGCCTACGGGCTCGCCGGCGTTCGACTCGGCTACGCCGTCGTCCCCGCGGAGTGGAGCGAGGCCTACACCCGCGTGAACACGCCGTTCGCGGCGAGCGAACTCGCCTGCCGGGCCGGCCTCGCGGCCGTCGACGACGACGAACACGTCGTGCGAACCGTCGAGACGACCCGCGAGTCACGAGCGTACATGCGCGAGAACATCGACGCCCATGTCTGGCAGAGCGAGGGTAACTTCGTCCTCGCCGCCGTCGGGGACGCCTCGGCCGTCGCCGAGGAAATGCAGGAGCGCGGGGTCATCGTTCGGGACTGCTCGAGTTTCGGCCTGCCGGGCTGTATCCGCATCACCTGCGGGACCGAAGACGAGACCGAACGCGCCGTTGCAACGCTCAACGCCGTCCTCGAGGACCTCGACCTCGAGACGGAACCGATGGACGGGTTCGAGGATCCGGACGCGGAGGTCGCCGATTCATGA